The genomic interval CCCCGAGCTCGTGCAGCACATGCGCGATGCGATAGAGCGCGATGGCGAAGAACCCCGGATATGCCAGGATCACCTCGTCCGGGCTCCGCGCGGCCGGATCGCCGAGGAAGATGGCGCCCACGTCGGAGCGGAGCGCGTCGTAGATGGCGGGCAGGCGCCGGAAGAATGCGTCCACCGCCTCGGGCGAGGCACCGCCAGCCTCCGGCGTCCAGCCCAACGCGCGTGCGAGGAGCGCCCGGAGGCGGGCTTCCTCCGCGGCCACGTCGGCCGGCTCGCACCGGCGCGTACGGGCAAAGTGGGGAAAGAGGAATTCCAGCACGCCCCGCCCGAATTCCTCGGCCAGCTCGCGCAGCCCGAGCGGCAGACGGTGGGCCTGCCGAGCTTCGCAAAGGCGCTGGAGAAAAGGGTTGAGGCGCGCGTCGGGCGTAGCGCTCATGAGGCGGAAGCTAATTGACAGCGGCCGTCCCGGGTTGCACCTTGGCCCATCGGTCCCACCCACCTGCACAACTCCGAGGAGGCCTCGATGTCCGCTCCACAGCCCCAGCCCCAGCCGGCTCAGGGAACTGGCCTTGCGCCGAACGTCGCGGGGGCCCTGTCGTACCTCGTCGCGCCGTTCACCGGGATCCTCTTCTACGTGATCGAGAAGCAGAATCCGTTCGTGCGCTTCCACGCCATGCAGTCCATCGTGTTTGGCGTCGCGTGGATCGTGCTCTGGGTTGCGCTGAGCGTCATCAGCGGCGTCGTCCCGGTGGTGGGCTGGATCGCGGGCTTTCTCGCCTCGATCGTGATCGGCATCGGCGGATTCATCGTCTGGCTGCTGCTCATGTGGCAGGCGTTTCAGGGCAAGGAGTGGGAGTTGCCGGTGATCGGCCAGTTCGCCCGCAAGCAGCTCGGTGGCGTATCGGTCTGAGCATCGGCGGGGCGATCGCCGCGGGCGGGCCATCTGCACCGCGGCGGCCTTCCCGCCAGACGCTGGCCGAAGCGCCGTTATCCCTCACTTCCCGATGGCGCGTCCCGCCCGGGGCCACACGTCATTGCCCAGATCCACGTCGGGAAGCGCGTGCGCCGGATCGATTTCGACCCGGGTGATCTTCGGCGTCGCCGGGACCACCAGCGTATAGCGCTTCTGCTCGCCCCCGTTCGGGCCCCACCAGGCGCTCACCGGTACCGTCACGCTGTCGATCCTTCCGCCCTCGCGGGTGATCGCGAGCGGCACCGGCATCACCGCCTTCTCGCGATTCTCCAGTACGATCGCCGTGGAATCCGCACCCGCGCCGCCCGCCGCGCCGGCAGGCTCAACGCTCGCAACCGCCTGATCCAGCTTCCAGGTCTCGTAGAACCACTCGCGCCAGAACCAGTCGAGGTCGCGGCCGGCGACGTCGTTCACCGTATTGAAGAAGTCGGCGGGCATCGGGTGCTTGCCGAGCCAGCGCCGCCCGTACTCGCGGAAGGCGCGCTCGAACGTATCGCGGCCGAGAATCGTGCGCAGCGCCACCAGCACGGACGCCGGCTTGTAGTAGGTGCCGACGCCGAAGCCGAATTCGGTGTCGTATCGATCTCCCGGCTTCATCGACGGCTCTTCCCGGTCTGCCTCGGCCACCTGGAGATAGAAGTCGCGATTCCGCTTCTCGTCGTCGAAGTTCTTGAAGAAGGCATCCATTGACTGCGACTGATCGTACTGGGTGAAGCCTTCGTCCATCCAGCCGTACCGCTTCTCGTCCGAGCCCACCATCATTGGGAACCACATGTGCCCGATCTCGTGGGTGACGACCTCGTACATCGCCGTGCTGTCGGGCCAGGTGCCGCCGATGCAGGTCATCATGGGGAACTCCATCCCGCCGCAGCCGTCGGGCCCGTCCACCGCCGTCATGTGGGGGTAAGGATAGGGCCAGAGCAGATGCGAGTAGAACTCGATCGAGTAGCGCGCGTAGCGGGTAGCCTCATCCCAGTACGAGCGGCGGCCCTCGGTACGATATAACGCACCGATCATCGCGGTGTCCGGACGGCCCGCGGCGCCGCTGTCGGTAATGGCATAGGTCGCGTCCCAGTTGTAGCGCGATGATGTAGCCCATGCGACGTCGCGGACGCTGTCGGCCTTGAAGTGCCAGGTGAGCCGGCCACCGCGGCTGCGCACGGTGGCCAAGCTGTCGGCGCGGTCCTGGTCGGTGACGACGTGGACGACCCCGGCGCTCGTTCGCGCCGAATCGAGCCGTGCGCGGGTCTGCGGCGACAGCACCTCGCCCGGGTTCTGCAGGACGCCGGTGGCCTCGACCAGCCATCCCGCCGGTACGGTGAGCGACACGTCATAGTCGGCGTAGCCCATGTAGAACTCGCCGCGGCCCAGGTACTGGTCGATCTGCCAGCCGTTGACGTCGTCGTACACCGCCATTTGCGGATACCAGTACGAGAGGTACCAGACCTCGCCGTCCTGGCCGCCGCGCGGCGCGGTTTCGGAGGGAACGCGGAACTGCCACTGGAAGTCGAGCTCCGCGGTGCCGCCGGGCGGCAGAGGCGTGGGAAGCCGCAGTTCCATGATCGTGCCGTCCACGCGATAGCCGGGCTCGTGCTCGCCCGGATCCGCCGCGAGCCGCCGCCCCCCGACCGCCACCCGCTGGAACTCGATCCCGCCGAGCCTCGGCGTCTGGATCACGCGACGGGCGTCGGGCTCGAAGATGTTGTTGTACGCTTGGACGTAGAGGACCGCGAGCGTGTCGGGCGAGTGATTGAAGTAGGTGACCCGCCCGTGCCCCGTGAGCTTCTTGGTGAGCGGGTGCAGCTCGGCCTCGAGCTGGTACCTGGCGTATTGCTGCCAGTACCGGGGTCCGGGCACGCCGGTAGTGGTGCGGGTGCCGCGCGACACCGCGCGAGTGAACGCCTCGCTGGGCTCCAGGCGGAACGCGGGCGGCGGCTCGGTCGTGCCGGCGTGCGCGGTGCCGGTGCGATTCGCCCCGGCGTTCGACGCCGGAGCTGGCGCCGGCGCCGGCGGCCGGGCGGAGCTGCACGCAACGCTCGCGGCGACTAACGTGAGGGCGAGCAGGCGGAGCCGGCGAAAGGTGCCAACCATCATGATCTCCAACGCATGGGTACGGGCCAGCCGCGGCCCGGGCCGGATGATGGCCTGACTACGGAGTGGTGGCAAGCGACGTTTCGGCTCGGGCGGGAGATGCCCGCCGCCGCTCCGCGCGGCGGTGAGCCGACGCGGGCTCGCGGCGTCTCCTTCCACATGGGTCGCCGGATACAACACCTGTTTGCGGTCGCAATGAACGTTGTGGCGGCGCTTACCGCAGCATGCGGCGGCGCGCCGCGGCCCGCCTCCGACCCCGCGACTCGCCCCCACGTGAATGCCGACCGGCCGCCCGGCCCCGCCCCCGACGGCATGCAATGGATTCCGGGTGGCACGTTCTGGATGGGGTGCGGCGGCTGCAACCTGCCCGATGCGGTCCCCGTGCATCTCGTCACGGTCCGCGGATTCTGGATGGGGCGGCACCCGGTGACCAACGCCGAGTTCTCCCGCTTCGTGGCCGCCACGGGGTACGTCACCGTGGCGGAGCGCGCGCCCGATCCGACGGCGTTCCCGGGTGTCCCGCGCGACCGGCTCGTCCCCGGCTCTGCCGTTTTCTCACCGCCCGAGCGCGCTCTCCCGATGCTCCGCTATCTCGACTGGTGGCGCTACGTGCCGGGCGCCAACTGGCGGCATCCAGACGGCCCGGCGAGCAACATCGACCGCCGCGCCGACCATCCGGTGGTTCACATCGCCTACGAGGACGCGCTGGCGTATGCGCGTTGGGCCGGCAAGCGGCTCCCGACCGAAGCGGAGTACGAGTTTGCCGCGCGCGGCGGCCTCGACCGGAAGCGATACGCATGGGGTGACACGCTCGAGCCGGGCGGCCGATGGGCGGCGAACATCTTCCAGGGGCGCTTTCCCGTGCGGAACACCGCCGAGGACGGCTACGCCGGCACCTCGCCCGTCGGTGCGTTTCCGCCGAACGGGTTCGGCCTCTACGACATGGGCGGGAATGTGTGGCAGTGGACCAGCGACTGGTATCGCGCC from Gemmatimonadales bacterium carries:
- a CDS encoding formylglycine-generating enzyme family protein: MNVVAALTAACGGAPRPASDPATRPHVNADRPPGPAPDGMQWIPGGTFWMGCGGCNLPDAVPVHLVTVRGFWMGRHPVTNAEFSRFVAATGYVTVAERAPDPTAFPGVPRDRLVPGSAVFSPPERALPMLRYLDWWRYVPGANWRHPDGPASNIDRRADHPVVHIAYEDALAYARWAGKRLPTEAEYEFAARGGLDRKRYAWGDTLEPGGRWAANIFQGRFPVRNTAEDGYAGTSPVGAFPPNGFGLYDMGGNVWQWTSDWYRADYYATLAAAPAPAVDPRGPAASLDPDEPAVPERVIRGGSFLCSDQYCTRYLVGSRGRGEPSTGASNLGFRLAASVKVTSTP
- a CDS encoding M1 family metallopeptidase translates to MMVGTFRRLRLLALTLVAASVACSSARPPAPAPAPASNAGANRTGTAHAGTTEPPPAFRLEPSEAFTRAVSRGTRTTTGVPGPRYWQQYARYQLEAELHPLTKKLTGHGRVTYFNHSPDTLAVLYVQAYNNIFEPDARRVIQTPRLGGIEFQRVAVGGRRLAADPGEHEPGYRVDGTIMELRLPTPLPPGGTAELDFQWQFRVPSETAPRGGQDGEVWYLSYWYPQMAVYDDVNGWQIDQYLGRGEFYMGYADYDVSLTVPAGWLVEATGVLQNPGEVLSPQTRARLDSARTSAGVVHVVTDQDRADSLATVRSRGGRLTWHFKADSVRDVAWATSSRYNWDATYAITDSGAAGRPDTAMIGALYRTEGRRSYWDEATRYARYSIEFYSHLLWPYPYPHMTAVDGPDGCGGMEFPMMTCIGGTWPDSTAMYEVVTHEIGHMWFPMMVGSDEKRYGWMDEGFTQYDQSQSMDAFFKNFDDEKRNRDFYLQVAEADREEPSMKPGDRYDTEFGFGVGTYYKPASVLVALRTILGRDTFERAFREYGRRWLGKHPMPADFFNTVNDVAGRDLDWFWREWFYETWKLDQAVASVEPAGAAGGAGADSTAIVLENREKAVMPVPLAITREGGRIDSVTVPVSAWWGPNGGEQKRYTLVVPATPKITRVEIDPAHALPDVDLGNDVWPRAGRAIGK
- a CDS encoding DUF4870 domain-containing protein, producing the protein MSAPQPQPQPAQGTGLAPNVAGALSYLVAPFTGILFYVIEKQNPFVRFHAMQSIVFGVAWIVLWVALSVISGVVPVVGWIAGFLASIVIGIGGFIVWLLLMWQAFQGKEWELPVIGQFARKQLGGVSV
- a CDS encoding serine O-acetyltransferase — its product is MSATPDARLNPFLQRLCEARQAHRLPLGLRELAEEFGRGVLEFLFPHFARTRRCEPADVAAEEARLRALLARALGWTPEAGGASPEAVDAFFRRLPAIYDALRSDVGAIFLGDPAARSPDEVILAYPGFFAIALYRIAHVLHELGAPLFPRLLTEFAHRETGIDIHPAAMVGARFAIDHGTGIVIGETATLGDGVKLYQGVTIGAASVRKNLSQTRRHPTIGDGVVIYANATILGGDTVVGRDSIIGGNVWLTHSVPPNSVVTHSDNLRRERPADDLIEFHL